ACTCTTTGATAGCTGTATCaaaattgaagataaaatttTCCATACTGACGTGTTTCCAAAGAGATCTTTGATAAGTCAGCTTATgcctttgaaaaatatttgcGTCCTTTGTTTAATTTGTAACGTTACTTGTTTCTTTTACGTGACAATGTTTAATTAgcaatttaacatgatattaaaaatattattaaaaacaaagatcttaaattaaaaattaaaaaatgtagtagcgatttaacataaatttgtctttcatttaaattaaaaatgtcaAGTATTAAATTAGATAGGGTTGTAAACGAACAAAGCTATGTACCCATGAATTCGCCCGAATTCAGCTCGATAAAGCTCGGTTTGTGCGCGACTCAGTTATTAAATAAACCGTTTGTAAACATGAAACTATattcgattattaaatgatacaCACTGTATAAAATTTAACTCACTCGTTTAAAATTCATGAACATGCTCGTAAAAGGGCTCTGCTCGCTTATTAGCGCTacttgtatatatttatatatttacatattaatTTATACACCGTGAAGCTAATGAGGTGGCGCATAGACTTGCTAAGGCGGCTATTACAGATGTCAATGATAGAATATTGGGAAATGATTCACTAGATTGTATTAGAGATATTGTACTGAGGGAGCAAGTAGCTCTCTCTCTTGATTGTTGATGGAGCTTTACTCCACATTTGATCTTTGTTAATGATAATCATCAAAaagtttctcaaaaaaaataaaataaaataaaaattaataaaaataacttatatagtatataatttaatgataaaagtTAATCCTATGGTCATATCTTAAATGCATGATCTAACCATTAAGTATCTAATACTAGTTGAATCAGCAATTtaaatagttaatcatatgattgaatgaaaactTATTATCTTAATcgtattattaataaaatttgtttattttgtttctttgaaatttttttcttgccCCCACCCTGACGAGCCAAGCTTGGACACAAAATGaggcaaaaaaaattaatagttattgCAACCCTAATAGACTTCgagtaatgatatgatataaggagactagagtaatgatataatataaagaggACTAGAGTCCTTCTAgatgttgcattttttttttttttttgacatgtccacacaagagaagggggaggggggattcgaacttgTGACcaccgcttcatgaggcgtgattcacaaccgattgagctatctcttagGGACGATGttgcatttaaaatcaccaacaaatcaaaatttaataatgatcattttaaatttaatgatgattttaaatgcACTATCACATTTGAAATAACTATAGGAGGACTCTAATCTTCCTTATTACTCATAGAGATCGagtattaaaagaaaaaatgggcttcgcatattaaaagaaaaaatttaaacccaataatgatgattttaacTGTAACATATCTAACACCAACTggttgttttatatatatcacaacCGACAAAtccaataattttattattcttcTATCTTGTCatcttaagaaaatatatatatatacttaagaAAGTGCCGTCCATGAAGTGTCGATGCGACAAACTACCAAATGACGAGAAAAAAACAATCCATACCTGAAAATGATGAAAAAGTGGTTTTTAGCCTATACCCACTATGTGATGCACACAACACAGTTAAAACATAAGATAATGAACTTAACAGTATTCTTTTAGTTTTCAACAACAATCATAAATTCAATATTATATGAGCTGAGTGGCAATCAACTGAACCCAATCATATCTAACCTATCTCAAATATTTTGGGTTCACTGCTCCAGCTCCTGCATATCCAGGCCCACTTCATGGAACTCAATTATCCAGGCCCAATTGTCCTTTCCCATTTCTTTATAATGCCTTGATGCAATTACATACTTGAAAATTTATATGCTATacatatttgaaaatatttgagaCACAGAAAGTAACTGTTCCAATGGTAGCATATGCCAAGATAATGAATGCAAAAAGAAAGTTGAAATACTCTCCACCCATCCAAGGATAACATGACAAAAAGTAATGTCAATGAAATCCaatttgattgaaaaataaaaaggcaaaacCAGTAAAAAAATGACTTTACAGTGAACAACTTCGCCAAATTGAGAGAAAGCTTCCTGAAGTTTCTCTGATGTGGTTCTCTTGTTAAGCCCTGTAAGCACAAATGTTGAATGATTCTATCAGGCCATATATAATCATGCTTATATTACTCCAACAGCACAAGGAAATTTCCTGCTAATACAAGTAGCTGCCAAGACACTAACCACAGTTGGTGGCAGTCCCAACAGTATACCTTGGTCGATCCCCTTATCAACAATTGTAATAGAAAAAGACAACCTCTTTCCAACAATCCATTTGCATCAAAGGGAATGAAGGAATAATGAGAAATGtctatgaaattaaattaaaagaagataGACGCCAGGGAACCTATTCGTGATCCATCAATAAGGTAAACGACTAAGCACTGGAGCTTACTTATCTATTTGATGGAGCATAGTTCAAAGAGAATCTTTCTgggactatatatatttattcatttattttgccACAATATACGTTTtgcaataatttaaaaatcccAAATTCAAACTTACTTAACAAGCCCATCCCATTGTTTTAGAAGACCCCAGAATCTAAATCAAAATCTGAAACAAAAGCTCCCTCATGAGTCATGAAAAAGATGGCCTAGAAAATAAACACCAGCAAGAAATAAATAGAGCGCTCTCTAGGCTTGCTAAAAATCTCAAATATAGAGATAAGAAATTAACAATCAAAACCCATTCATGGTAAACGACAACTAATCGTAATTTCAATTCTTGGTGAGGCAAGTATTACCGTGAACAAATAGGGTCGTCGAAGGAGAAACAGTAGGCTTATCACTAGCATTAGCAGCAAAGGCCGAAGCAGAAACAGAGGATTTTGAAGAGAATACTGAAGTGGATAGAAATCGCCTCACAAGTCCGGGCCTGAGCGCCATTTCTAGTCAGCTTTATCCGATACAGTGGAGCAAACAAACCTGCTTTTGGGTGTGGCTGACGGGGGGAAATGAAAACGAaccataaaccctaaaccctgaCTTGTTTTTGCCTTCTATTACTTTACCGGGGGGTGGCTTCAGGGTTGTTATTTAAACCGAAATAAATgtcaaaaaaactaattttttatttagttttctaaAATATTGCAGGTCTACAAATcgtgacattgaaaaaaaaaaaaacaaacaaacaaaaaaaacaaacaaacaaatgcatatattttaattcttaaaaaaaaaacaaatctcacttataaaatttatgataaatatattataagtctttgAGTCAATCcgtcaaaactaaaaatatataagttttatttccTGTGTCaatcaaaatatcaataaaattcCTACTATTAAAATTGTGTAACCGCCGTTAGTCTAAATGTAACGGTGCATTTACAATATGTCATATCAATCAAAATACCAATGTCAATGCCATGTTACCCCACGGCAACCCCCAaggatttaatttatttatttatttatttattttaacccaCGGCAGTACAGCacactcaaaattttaaaaaaaaaattatttttacaattttatctACCCATTACCCAAGACACAGCAACCCTTCTCCCGCACCCCCATTTAACCCACGACAATTTAATCCACTGCAAGTCTGCAACCCTTCTCccgcaccaaaaaaaaaaatctctaagacgctctctctcagactctctctagtctcttcgTAAAGTGCAAttctagacttttttttttttttttttttgtatttttgatatagtgtcgacatgttacatttctaatatatcaatttgagcacatatttatgaatttttatagatattttttgtgatgcatatattatgcatgtgaattaccaaatttttagggtgaaaaaaaattttaagactccaaaaaaattttagcggcatcTCCAATATAAAATGATTGGCTCCGCCATTGCCCCcaactctctccctctcttcttttctccattttatctctctcttctttcctccattttcaaaaacccaaacccaaaaaatcttcaaaaattcaaattaaaaaattaacctgaaaaatcaaaaaccgaaacgtcaaacccaacaaatcttcaaaaacccaaaaaatcttctttatcttctcttctttttttctcttcttttttttttcttctgcttctcttcttcttctcttctccttctccttctccttctccttttctttttctttttctttttcttttttttcttcttcttcttcttcttttcttctagttctgctgccgtgcagagagattgagagagaagcttttgctttttttgaTCAAAAGACGAGGTATCTTTATTAATACTCAGCAAAAAACGAATCAGGATTCCAAAGCTAGTTGCTCTGCTACAATACCACCAGAAATAACATCAGGTGGGTCGTGGAACCACAAACGATCCTCCTCCTTCCACGTAGCCAACCGAGCCAGagcagagagaagagggagattgagagagggaaagaagatttggaattaaataagaaaacaagATCTGGTTGAATGAATAAATgataaaagaggaaaagaagagggaaaattaaagttgaatgtctcgctattttttttttttgacgtgctagttttagctcgtcagaaatttctgacgtgccaaactagcacgtcagaaatgtaatatatatatatataaacatataaacttgatattaaaaaaaaaaattaagaaatattgacgtgtcattttgacacgtcaataaattttgatgtGTCTAATTTTAGcatgtcaataaatatttaaatattaagttatttaaataaaatttttataaattaaattgaatttaaatttcataacgtgtcaatatttgacacgtcaggaaatcctgacgtgttgaatgtaacacatcaataaatattgacgtgtcatattcaacacataaaaaaaaaaaaaaaattgttgacgtTCCActtttgacacatcaataattacGGAGGTGAAAAAATTTAGTTACTGTTTACCATATTAGTAATCatcctattttcttttttttttgtagtgcctatacatatctaataaatatcctatatataaatatccGATAACGTTAATGGTGTCAGGTTTAGTAATGATCATTTAgaccttttgtttttaaaaaatattatttaagtaCATTCAGAGCGATCGGAAACAGCCAAACTAATTGGGATGAATTTTTACTACTACAAATTGGGATCAAtttggccagccaccccaacaTCTCCAAAGTGCgaccaccaattttttttttattttttataatttaattaaatataattttttaatatttttaacttttttaatttttttaattaattatataaatacatgTCAAATCGTGATTGGTGCTGGCATGAcattctattaaattttaaacgaaattttgaCATAGGTACTATTTCTGTTTTTATGCAAATCAGAGATACCTcttgtaataaaaagtaaaccataagaagcaaaaaataaagaagttaaatcaCATGGATGTATAACGAATTTAACCCTATATTATAtaagtttaaaatattaatttttaaaatttttaaagggtTAAATGCATTTAAGGTACCTATGTTTAGAGCCAAAATCAAACAGATActtgggtttttaaaaatattacaattGATACATGTGGTTAGCAAATAAATTCACTTGGTACTTTCGTCATAAtttcgttaatttttttaacggaGCGTCACGTCACCTTATACGTGGTGTGGTACCTGAATTTTTGAGTGTCAtatcatattttctttataaaaaaaaataaaaacaaaaataaaaacaaaaacaaaaaaggtagAACTGAGgtagctggccacccccaatggcgaAACCCTCAAAAAAAACGCCGACCCTTTTTGGCTCCGGTTCGAAGCTATGCGCCGCTCTACTCaccttctttctcctctcctcGCCTCACTTTCTCCACCTCTCCATGCCCTCGTCTTTGATGTGACTTTGATTTCTTGTGTCATTCCAGTTACTCAAGCCCTGCATATCCCTACCTACATCCTCTTCACATCATCAGCCAGGATCTTATCTTTCATTTCCTACTTCCCCACCTTTACATCCAGTGCTACTCACGATTCTGCTCAAATTCTAGGCCTTACGCCAATACCCAGATCCTTAATCCCTCCCCTGCTTCTTACCTCAGATAGTCTCTTTGCTAACATAGTCAAGGAAGACAGTCCTAAAGTTCCAAAATTAAATGGGATTGTAATCAATTCCTTTGAAGGGCTTGAAGCAGAGTCACTAGAGGCTCTTAATGGCGGAAAAGTAATTTAGGgtttggccattggggtggccaccccgtttggcctgggggtggttcggccaccccagttctaccttcttttttttaaaaaaaaaaaaaaaaaaaaaaatgatgtggcaccAAAAAACCCAAGTATCACCCCACATGGCACTTTGAAAACACAAGTATCACGCCACGTGTAAGGTAACATGGCGCcccgttaaaaaaaataacagaattCTGATGGAAGTACCAAGTGGGTTTATTTGCTAACCAATGTActatttatgatatttttgaaaatctagGTATATGTTTGATTTTGGCTCTAAGCACAGATACCTTAAATGTATTTAACGAGTAATTTTAAGTGGCCTACttatgtcctactaagaatgatatggctgttaaaatcatcatttgatcaaaattcaataatgatcaattacacgTCCaacggtgattttaatagccacatcattcttagtatgacACAAGTAAGTAGGTCACCTAGAATTACACGCATTTAACCCATTTTTAAATTCAAGTTCACTGTTCACATGTCAGCAATTAGTTCACTGCTCACACGTCATTAGTTAGTGACGTTTTACTGTTTAAACGACGCTATGAGAAATGCTTCAGTGCAATATAATGTCCATATTTGACCCATTTTTAGTGACGTGGTAGATGGACAATCACATGAAATAAAGGATTGAAacttgaaatttgaatttcaatcatTTCTCCCTCACTAAATATGCGCCAAATTTGGACATtatattgcactatagcataccTCTTTAAAAATAATGTCCTTTAAACAGttaaacattattaattaatgactttttttataaatccaAACTGATTACACGCACAAACTCTGGGTTTTtttgtgtaatatatatatatattaacagtCTTAATGTGAGCTATCTTCCAATTTTGAATAATGAAGGGTGCTGCAGACCCATGATAACCATTTGATGATTCTGGCATCAGAGCGATGACGCAGCGCTAGCTGCT
Above is a genomic segment from Corylus avellana chromosome ca9, CavTom2PMs-1.0 containing:
- the LOC132191536 gene encoding organelle RRM domain-containing protein 2, mitochondrial-like, producing MALRPGLVRRFLSTSVFSSKSSVSASAFAANASDKPTVSPSTTLFVHGLNKRTTSEKLQEAFSQFGEVVHCMDCFFLVIW